In Phlebotomus papatasi isolate M1 chromosome 1, Ppap_2.1, whole genome shotgun sequence, the following proteins share a genomic window:
- the LOC129799335 gene encoding scavenger receptor class B member 1-like, whose translation MHPGLPPFEFWKTPPPSTLRIFIFEVINSYEFLKGDEVLKFRQIGPIVYRENIVHENITFHPENDTMSFTAVRTVEFLEEENEPGILNRTVIVPNLAVLGMASKLHDSSFIMKAGYNMMLRQSKDSVFQNTTVYNYLWNMDGSLMKLGATLVPFMVPIDNSGVLHQMYHSFSDRQNVKIGTAHGHAHFFEMNLYNNRPTVPGFRPERGDCYASIENSTEGAFYPQRLTEKSVLNYFRKTICRPGYLHYTEDVTVDEMNGKKYVLPGSSYDRTHPLEEDCYRGDDGFEYPDGLSDASKCYYDFPIVVSNPHFLNRSGEWMRKIEGMQPNKEDHESFVILEPLLGVPLKECARSQSNIFIHKLSGFSNPDLQKFSDMVVPMFWGDVCIHQLPALIRAFMILVVVVVPILQPIGCFLAYGFGLLMILYGMKQLHTSNPYMSIAIGQQWR comes from the exons ATGCATCCTGGTTTACCACCTTTTGAATTTTGGAAAACTCCACCACCTTCAACTTTGaggatatttatttttgaagttATCAATTCTTATGAATTTCTCAAAGGTGATGAAGTACTGAAATTCCGACAGATTGGTCCAATTGTGTACagagaaaatattgttcatgaaaatattacatttcatcCGGAAAATGATACAATGAGTTTCACAGCCGTTCGAACTGTGGAGTTTCTTGAGGAGGAAAATGAGCCAGGAATCCTCAATAGGACAGTGATTGTTCCGAATCTCGCAGTGCTG GGGATGGCTTCTAAATTGCACGATTCTTCATTTATTATGAAGGCGGGCTACAATATGATGCTAAGGCAATCTAAAGACTCAGTCTTCCAAAACACAACAGTCTACAATTATTTGTGGAATATGGATGGAAGTTTAATGAAGTTGGGCGCAACACTTGTGCCCTTCATGGTACCTATAGACAATAGCGGAGTACTACATCAG ATGTACCATTCCTTCTCGGACCGACAAAATGTTAAGATTGGAACAGCTCATGGACATGCGCACTTCTTTGAGATGAACCTGTACAACAATCGTCCTACAGTTCCTGGTTTCCGGCCAGAAAGAGGAGACTGTTATGCTTCAATTGAGAATTCCACTGAAGGCGCGTTCTACCCTCAACGTCTCACGGAAAAATCTGTGCTAAATTATTTTCGCAAAACCATCTGCCGGCCAGGGTACCTCCACTACACTGAGGATGTGACTGTGGATGAGATGAACGGAAAAAAATACGTCCTACCTGGCAGCAGTTACGATCGAACGCACCCTCTTGAGGAGGATTGCTACCGCGGAGACGATGGATTTGAGTATCCCGATGGACTGAGTGATGCATCTAAATGCTACTACGACTTCCCTATTGTTGTATCGAATCCCCATTTCTTAAATCGCTCAGGCGAGTGGATGAGGAAGATTGAGGGAATGCAGCCAAATAAAGAAGATCACGAGAGTTTCGTAATACTTGAACCACTCTTGGGAGTACCACTGAAGGAATGCGCAAGATCACAGAGTAACATCTTTATCCACAAATTATCTGGTTTTTCCAACCcggaccttcaaaaattcagcgACATGGTCGTACCAATGTTTTGGGGAGATGTC TGCATTCACCAATTGCCGGCATTAATCAGAGCTTTCATGATTTTGGTGGTCGTTGTTGTACCAATACTTCAGCCCATTGGCTGCTTCTTGGCTTATGGATTTGGATTATTGATGATTTTGTATGGTATGAAGCAATTGCACACATCAAATCCCTACATGAGCATCGCAATTGGTCAACAATGGAGATAA